gtttatatttattgtccAGTGACATGTATTGACAGATGTGTCagaaacataaaatacaatagttttattaattaattagtgttaaatcaattcaaaatgtaagtataacattaataattttttattaaattgaatattatttctaaaaaagaagtatgcaatataaaaattcattaattttgttacaattgaaggttaattaataatacaccTGTTCACAGGTAACACtcaatacaaaaaaactaaattattcctaaaataaaatactagacctgtgttaaaattttctttattgataTATGACGTACATGAGACCAATAAATTAAGATAATATTATGGCCTCAGTTGGCCGCCAAATGCTGCATGATGATACCAAAATAGAATCTGTTTTTATAAGCGAAACAACGATATCGAgagaattatgttatttttgttataatttactgttttatttaattataaaagaagCGCGTACAGTTTTATAacctaaatacaaaattagataattttaaaatcatttgtttttgataataaataatgcgACAATAAAAAAGAcactcattttttataaaatctctcATTCTCATttagaactttaaaaaaagttatattacaACCAACTTATATGTTGAATAGTAACCGTCAATTacaaacatttgaataaaaaattattgttgtagGCATTTGTctacaaattgtttttaattaatttcatttgcaatatgataatattaaatcCATAAAAAACGGAATGTCAGCTCCTAATAATGATTATCTAAgtcataatttttctaaatctgtattaatacaaaatgaaacaaaaatacaaacaactattaattcaaaagaaaaagtttcCGTTGCTAAAAAACGTTGGGGGCTACTCGCTAAGGCTCTGCAGGTATGATCGGTGTTGCATGgatgttttcaaatttgtttttttgcttttattcgttaaaatttatCCTTTAAAGCATGGGATAACTATTTATATCACAAACAATTTGcatgtaaataaatagatttagaaaaatttccaaacaTGTATtccttttttattcaattttttactgctttattaaaaatatatagaatgttTGACATTATTGATTAATCTGAATATTGGTGTCAAAGCCACAAAGTGACTTCATGTTGTTTTATATTCTTACTAGTAGGATTATAATTTTCCCGACGTActtttatgattataaatttcgtttatttaattttaattggcaAATTAAtgggaaaaaacttttttggaacTAGTTTCAAACTAGTTTGCAATCAAAAGTTACATTCGTGAGTGTAATCCCTCAGGGAATTTTTGACTAATCAATACATTAGGAACaatgaatcaaaataattaacaattattttgaaaatgaacagTCTAATGTTCTTATTCGGTTGACCATGTATTTCGccgatattttaatttgtgaacTAGTGATGTTCCGGATATTCTAATCCGCGGATAGCTGCTatataaatgaatgtttttgtGCTTCTCTAATGTGGAATCTTAAGCTGTCAATTCTGTTTTCATCGAGTTTAAACCTTGTTGACTATTTTCCCTGAAAATATTATAGCTATAAAACCGTGGGTTACCAAAATCTGTTGATAAGAGCTTACTCGAATGTAAGAAGATGAAAATGGCCATCAGCGcgagaaatgatttttaaactaacaaaaattattgataaatattatcttatttaaaaaaataaatatataatatcgcCTAAGTCATATAGATACAAATGATAAAGTTTATTCCActgcattaattaaatttctgcAAAAATAGTGCGTTAAACAACGAAAACTttgaattcatataaatttattctaattaaaaaaatatttttgcccaGTTAATAAAGGCCTCGCCGAACATTCATGATTTTGCAAATGCCCAACAAATATTCACCAAATAGCGTAGAAGGATCGTTCACTGTTTTCGATATGTCTTAAGAGGCATGTCAATGAGAGCTTATCGGCACAGTTTAGATATATGcagggtgtcttttttaacttgacatatgcttgaaactcaatAAAAAGCTCACTCTATTCCATACCTGATAATAAATAGAACACttcaatttagaaaattgttattgattaaagaggtaaaattttttgtgcgtAAAATTTTCCCGTAAACTGTACAGATATATACTAAAGCTTGATATATCTAAAGGATGTCGActaatgaaaacttttatatatgaaaGTTATCTGAAATATTACTTACGTTTTTGTACCTTTATtcaccgaaaaaaaaaattgttttaattgtaatgCGCTTTAGCACTCTGACTTCCGAAcaaaagttattgaaatttgttttagacggtgtttatatttaaagtttacaGGGAAACTCATGTCCATTCCTCCTAACAAAACTAGTGAAATGTTCTAGGAACCTCCTCTATTTACCGTCCCTAGGCTTCGATTTCACACAAATTTTACTTGATTTGAAGTCAAACATTCTATGTAAACTAGAAAACATCAAAACACCGttttagtaaaatgaaaaataatgaaaaaaatttactgccTGCAGAGCCCAACTCAGCTTACAACACACTTGGATAAAATATCATTACGTCGATTTTCAAGCTACACTTTAATTGAAAGCAATCGCTTATTACAAGATGTAAATAAATCCATTCATGAAGAATGGTATGAGTATACAGCACGTTTTGATGAAAATCATGCATATAGTGTACTAATATGCCATCCAAAACGAACATTTACACCCGCCGAATTGAGTGGATTCAATAATACgggtaatatatgtatatggcCATCAGAAGAAACATTAGCATATTATTCATTATCAAATCCAAATATATTTGCTGGACGTACAGTGCTAGAACTTGGCGGTGGAATGTCATGTTTAGCTGGCTTAATGATTGCAACACATTTGAATTCAGTTTGTGTACATTTGACCGATGGAAATGCAACGGCTGTGGACAATGTATAtcgatcaataaaaaataatataccaaaaaataattgCTTAATATCATGTTCTGTATTAAAATGGAAtcgtaatgaaaatattaaagatattattccatatgatattattatatgtgcCGATTGTTTATTCTTCGATGAATATCGTATCGATTTAATTGAAACAATATGGAATCGTTTAACTGATAATGGTATTGCATTAGCAATGGCTCCGAATCGAGGTAATACATTACAAGAGTTTTTAATTGAAGCAAAATTCAAAggtttttatgtgaaaaaaatgtattattataataaacgtgTTTGGGATCGACATGTATCCTTGCTGGATAATCCTGATTATAATGAAGATATACATTatccaattttattacaattgaccaaaaaatcatcaaattatatcaattagaatttattattataaatttaaaagtcttgtttacattagaaaattttttgttattacaaaGTCaagtaaatagtaaaatttatttatattaattttatgtcaaatcTGTTTTGCATCTGTGATTTAATTCTTTAATGGATCATATTCTTGTTTATACAACGCAGAGATCGAAAGAGTTTTTGTTTCATAGAAATCACATCTTAAATCACTCTTTTTCAGACAATATTActtgaatataataatgttaaaatatcacttaaaaattattgagatACTAAATTATGTGTGAACAACTTAAACTTTTTTGGTATAATACCATATGGCATATACCGTCTACTTTAACTCATAGGCAGTCTTTAACCAGCTGAAAATgatacagaaaaataataataataatggggtttaaccaccgtttctcagaccacgtctataacagagtcctatacagaaaaatattaaaatttactagTTTCTTTTTCACACCccaataacactaaaatattgtTCATTTAGTATTTTTAGCATCGCAAAGtccatttttaaattcaagacGATAATTACTGCGtgataatacataatttttgcaATTGGGAATTGAGAAACTTGGTTATGGCACCTGGTgacagaaaattaaaacaaaaatagagtGCAAATGAAAGACATAGAGAATGGGCTGAATGTTCTGTATTCAGCTGTATAGTAAATACGTGCAAGAAACTATGAGAGAATAAAGCGAATGTGCGGCTAGAAGTTGTCTCTTTCTAAAATTTCTACAGACCTATAGAAAAAAGACAGGTATCGGTCGCACAATCGCTTTGTATCTTTCTACAGAGCGGTCAATATTGCGCGGGTATTGCTCAGTCCATTCTCTAGGTCTTTGGTTATAGCTGTAGTTTTTGTtatagatttttgaatttttttatttcataagaaATAATCTGTACAAGGTGTTATATTACAAGataaatttgtaaaagcttagtaaaaattatgtaaacacATGGGAAACGTTATATCGGCTCACGGTTTTATTTACATCTATCTCGAGTGCCCATTTCTCGATTGTTAATGtgctcaaaatattaaaaattagtttgtagTTTGCCCTTtataaatatactaattttttttaaattatattttcattttattaccaccaagtgaatcaaattatttaaatgtgcacTTTATTTTTGATCATGTTTTCATGCTACGTCTTTATACCTATTTCCAAATCATTTTTGCAAAGCTTTGTGTTTCAGGCTTctgatatatttttacaatattttcaatgttattttaattatgattaaaacattatttgaaaacgaATTGAAATAGAAAGATTTGAACTGAAAATGTAAACAAGACTTTATTTTCATATCTTTATTAAAACCTACTAtactattttacatatattataattaccACTACTACTTTTCTAGAGGACCAAATGTAGTTTGGTTTATTGCCAAATATAATAGTACAAACAGACTTTACAATGtgtgccaaaaaaaaattttattattattattataatatcccAAATTGACCatattaatgataaatttacactttattagattaaattgtatattgtaGTTATACTTagacaaaacaatataaatatgctttatatttttttaaatatatcatatgTAAAAGGTGCTCACATACTAATTATTATAAGCcgtgatttatattttaaacaaataatgtaactaaatacttaatttattacaatgaCATATTATGACAGATGATTGAGTTATTTTTACTaagagagaaaaataaaaaatatgattaatgaaatattattaattcaaacaACAGACAAAAAATCATAGTACTCCAAATtagtattttgtatattattcgagatatcttttagaaaatatttttttttatgtgctatttgatttttaagatattatattcttattagCAAATTTGAATTTAGAATAAGAGTAATATATTAAGCAACAAAGTGCGAAATTGTCCAGAGTACACGAAGGTGAATTGAGTAGCACGAAAGAAGTGAGTGATGGAGACGATCCATACGAGTTTCGCGCActattgttttttgtaaatgcGGGATTATTGATCTCTTTCTGGCGGTTTACTATGCAATACCAAATAGCTTGTTATCCATTGAATGATTCTTTACCAGTTCCAATGGTAATTTTAGTACGCAAAGTAAATTTGGCGCACGTATTGGGAAATTAGCTAGTTTTCGTGTGGAAATAGCGgcctttatttgaaaaaattgttttaacttatactgtggtaataaaacaatttttgaataatacttttttttcaattttatccttttaaactTTACATAGTCGTCAGAAAGAGATAAATAATCCctcataaattttgaattgatggtttcttaacattattgtgtaatttttcataaatgttaataaatcaTCAATCCAAAATTCATACCAATCAACTCGTTAAAAAGTAAtcaattaataaagttttgacgctttaataagttttgaattgttaaaaaagtttttcaaaagtcCACCATATctgatatttttcaatattaggTCACAAATTCTTAAATTAACTAACTCAAAAGAAGTAAAAGTGTTtcaataagtaatatttttgtttgttcgagttttttcaattttttttttttcaattaaatgagATTCGATGTGTCATTAGTGAAATTAACAAGAAAATCTCGTCACTGAAATGAGAGCTTTTCAGCATATTCGtggacaaataaattttctataaatagtgctttttcttgaattaaatattacattcttATTGAGACACTATATTTGttggtttaaaaacaaaaaattggctATTCATATTGATCAATGAAGGGTGATGTTTGTGTAGATATACAAATGCAGAAATTTTATATCGCAGCCATACTTAACTCATCTTTATTCGATTTAACCACtcatataatgaaattaaaaactaaacaaatttcaaGCTGTAGTTATGTAGCTAACAATTGAATTTGCTGTTGGAAATATTAACGGAAGTAGTCTAACTATTAaatcaacttaaaaattttacacaaaaattccTGATTTTATGGGCATGTTCATAGCGAATAGTACCTGCTTTTGTCTggttagttttaattttgtttattgttttaaggGTTGAATCGGACAAATTGAGTTAAATAGAAATTAgaccattaaaaaattattattttgattttttaatcgaatCTTGCAATAAAATCAACTTAAAAGTAACCGGATTAATCGTAACGCAAGTGAAAGGAATAGAAACGAAACGGTATAGGTTGAAATATGAATCAATCTTGTGATTGGCTTAagattattttacttttgaagtaaattaaaaacaaaatattgttaaagatATCATCTTTTGCAAGAAAGATAGGGCGCTTAACACTTTTAAACATGAACTTTTACTTAGGTGCAATCATGGAACACAATTTAAACTATTGTATTGTACGTTCACtagtataatttaaaagtaactcATTTATTCGGGGTGTCTAGCGGTCCCTGAAAAACCTGCAATTGCCTTGTTTTTTGCATCCTTGCAAATGTGTATTTTGGTACTTAAAAACGAGTAGGTtgcatttttcttgttttttttactcCCCTTCTTTTAACTCGTAGTGTCTGCATGTCTGTCAAAAAaactttggatcgatttttaaccCTTTTCCCGTAATCCAATCGAGCTGAAACTTTGCAGGCAGGCTCGTGGCgacgataaaaattattaaatttgattaaaaaaaatttaaacaaaggaagggaatataacaaaaacttggtttttacgGGTTGGTTTTTAATCCCGATCAAATAGCATTTTGAAGCAAAGGaaaaaaatctctttttaaaaatatattgcatTCTGTAAACATACATGGATTTCTTTATaagtgtaaatttaaaataaattagaaaattattctttttaattaaaaaagtgtccttaaacaacaatattttcagTCCTGGAAATCCTTGAATTgaccttaaattttaattttcaaactcGCTAGAGACACCCTGTTTAATTCAAGAATGCCCTATCCAATAACCAGCCATATCCAAGaactactaaaaaaataactcaaaatatgtttttaaaaagttgaatttAAATTGGGCCCCAAATAAATCAGGTATCTCAGATTAAATCACTTGAGCGTTAAGTTAGTCTGAATAGCTGGTACTTATTGTGTGAGcgcttgatattatttttaaaaagaaacaaaatttaaagttcctattgtgaaaaaaaaaattggccgaATAATTACACTTTTTCTATTTTAGTCCTTCAGTTCATAAATCTGCCAACAATTAAATGGATTCATTTATGAATATGTTtttctagttttaaataaaaattttgaaagtgttgttatatttttagttatttagcaACATATACTTATAAAATGGGCagcgtttattatttttttttatttgtgaaaaaagaTTATAAAGTATCGTATACGAAACTATTtagattaatttgtttttaaataatatataggcGCTTTCTAATAATACCCATttccaaataattattataattaagatTAAAACTAACTACAAgacaattaataattactaacagtttaatatttattaattaactaatttttaaattaagatccATAAATTCTAGCAAAGGACACTACTCTAGGTAAATAATTTAACTTCTTTCCAACTATTGCTTGTTTTCTATTATTCTTTGTGGACTATActagcggttttttttttgttaatattgttatctgatttttattaaaaagacagttatctaaaaaattgtttacaggAAAACTACGtagattattgaaataataactattcaattATTGAATTAGAGAAgttgcatttataaaaaatttattgaaaaaattgaattttcatcgTGGCACAAATTCTCGGCGGAAAACTGAAATTCTCTCTCCGAGAATGAAAGagagatttttaataatttaaactattatacAGCTTTCGATTGCGTAAAATTGCCGCATAAAAGAACCCACACAattaataggttggctgataagtccccggtctgacacatatatggcgtcgctagtattaaatgcatattatttttatatagtaccaaccttcaaatgattcgtgtcaaaatttgacgtctgtaagtcaattagtttgtgagatagagcgtcttttgtgaagcaacttgtgttattgtgaaaaaaatggaaaaaaaggaatttcgtgttttgataaaatactgttttctgaagggaaaaaatacagtggaagcaaaaacttggcttgataatgagtttccggactctgtattttttcccttcagaaaacagtattttatcaaaacacgaaattccattttttccatttttttcacaataacacaagttgcttcacaaaagacgctctatctcacaaactaattgacttacagacgtcaaattttgacacgaatcatttgaaggttggtactatataaaaataatatgcatttaatactagcgacgccatatatgtgtcagaccggggacttatcagccaacctgttagataggaaaatggctttctagtaaatttttcaaaccgcccccaaaTTTTCCTTTGGATCGCTCTGATccaaagctctcacggccacaaaagtTTTTAACGGATAGTTTTCGACCTACGGGCAATCAAagctacatatatatacatattacagTTATAGTTTATGACTACCGTCTTACACGTGTCGTACATCGTACAACACACCAACCAACAAGACAATACAACATAATAAATCTAtacacaaacataaaaaaaaaatacagtcgaattgataacctcctccgtttttgtttgaagtcagtGAAAAAAGTATTCATAACTATGTTCAACAATTATAGTGTTACACAAACGCACACACACACGTAGTCGGAAAATATtactataatatatgtgtagctttgattgcCCGTAGATCGAAAGCTAcccgtaaaaaattttatatcccAAAGATTTTTTGATCTGAAcaatccgaagaacattttgggggcggtttgaaagagtttcacaaaaagccattttattttcctatctaattgTGTGGGACCCTTTATCTCTATCGTCGCATAGACTAGACTTAGCtagttaattttgttaaattgtcTAATTTTCTCATCACAGATTTTATATCGAAATTAACATTCTCActtacaaacaaattaaaattatttttgtgcgCACGTCATAACGAATACACAATGTGTTTATTAACTACATTTATTTATGTctcatttttgtaaattgtctCTGAACGTTaccttgataataaataaaaccttgATATTTCAGAACGTCTTcctatgtaataaataaatagcattcttaatttatttgaacattttattttttaatattatttttcgtattCATAACTCATAATTAATCTACTCTctcattttaatatgaaaaaaaattgtcattttttttattttttttttattaataatttagacaatttcatgaaattttatctacTAATTCGAGTGCTATGAATTGAGCTAATTagctattttttaagttttttttaatttatcaattaacttTAATGGCCATTTTTGTTCTATTATGtagtttagaaatatttaaaaacatttttcttgtttgaaagatttgataatttgttaaaaaattctagAGTTGCATAGATCATAGAAACATTATTTGTTCGGCgattgaaatagaaatttttttctaagatttTAAAAAGCCTTCCATTATAAGCTAATAAcgttaatatacatataattttgcTTTACATCCCCATATGTTTCTCTtccacgaaaaaaaattcacaaataataattaagttaaaagTAAATACTGAACACGAagtcttttttgaaatttataatgtaaaataatgcTCTAAATTTTGTCATTATTCATTTATTGCTGCACAAaaagtagctaaatttattatttcacatATTACGCTGCTTACAATATTTACGTTGAAAGTGATAAGACATCAGAGAAGagggataataattttttcactgtATAGTCCAGGGAGCCTAGAAATGATCCAATGGTATAGCTCGAAAGCATTAAAGAGAAATTTTGTCGagtagaagaaaaaattatacgaaaaataaCGTTTTTTGCATCTTTTCAACTTGTGcagaacataaaaaattttgaaaaatcgaaaaaacggttttttcatttataagaaaaaaaacaaaacaattaacaaacaaaaagttaaatgagaaaaatatatCTATCGAATTGCATAAGTTGGATACGATTTCGTTGGTTATTCCACGAGAAAATCGCGAAATTTCATCGTGTTTTGTTTTCGCTGTGAAcggttcaattttattataattatttttaattaacacaaaatgTTACCTCTGACGAGTagaaaacagttaaaaaaatgctcgtttgcTACTCGGCACAGGAAACCTATTGTATAATCTTCAGCGTATTATGTTATAGAAGCGACTGTGACAAAAGGtttatagatttaatttttaaataattctacttTATTCCCTTTCAAACATTTccaaataaatctttatttctttcatttataatttttctacttttagttGTTGTTCTAGTCAAAGCGTAAAactcattatttttaacaaatatttttataaactaaatcttaattacaataattttaatgatgtattaataaaaaatattgatttttgactgtccgtaaataaaacaaaagattaaaattactaacaaagccgaattaattaaatacatatcgacaaaacaaaaattttttgcgctattttcgaataataaaatttcgcGCTACAACCTTTTTGCTGTAATGTAAAGTAGATTGATTTTgtacttaattttataatttacctcATTGCGATCTCAGTTGATTTCGCTAGTTGTGGTGTGCCAGCGGTACTTTTAGGCCCATGGACCACGGTATTAATTTAGAACTGCTGCAGGTACTCGATctgtctattttaaattttcttttaaaattgggaaaattgtatttttaactcatttaaaaaaaaaaaaaaaaaaaaaaaaaaaacaataacttatGCGTTCCTACAAGAGCTCAAAAAAACGATACTTAGTAGTACCGCTGGGTATAATGGATTAAGAAATATTCAGTGTGTTAAGACCAACTGAgatctatattatatttatttacaattcataaatttgtaaacacaataaataaaagtgtgtcaaatttatttaccaaaaaagacgcaaaattaatgttaaaaatacttgaaatttatcttaattttgGGGAGTGATTGGTTTGAGTTTCTGAACAATAATTATCATTgatacaactaaaaaaaaatagatttcaatTTAATCGGCCACCAACTTTATTTTCCGCTTTGTTAATATAATCAAATGATCAATTATCcactatttaagttttttatttaaagataataatataatatttccaaaaacacCAAcactttacattaaatttaagcTAATTGTGACACAGTTAATTGACCGTCTTAACATTAATCTCTaacttatattataatttattaaaaatacaaataaaattgtaaa
This genomic interval from Chrysoperla carnea chromosome 1, inChrCarn1.1, whole genome shotgun sequence contains the following:
- the LOC123305580 gene encoding calmodulin-lysine N-methyltransferase translates to TTINSKEKVSVAKKRWGLLAKALQSPTQLTTHLDKISLRRFSSYTLIESNRLLQDVNKSIHEEWYEYTARFDENHAYSVLICHPKRTFTPAELSGFNNTGNICIWPSEETLAYYSLSNPNIFAGRTVLELGGGMSCLAGLMIATHLNSVCVHLTDGNATAVDNVYRSIKNNIPKNNCLISCSVLKWNRNENIKDIIPYDIIICADCLFFDEYRIDLIETIWNRLTDNGIALAMAPNRGNTLQEFLIEAKFKGFYVKKMYYYNKRVWDRHVSLLDNPDYNEDIHYPILLQLTKK